The Streptomyces kanamyceticus genome window below encodes:
- a CDS encoding amidase has protein sequence MTADRADGLARTARALAEGEVSSRALTERTLARIEAAQPVLNAFKLVRAEAALAEADAADRELAAGGPFPGRPLLGVPLAVKDDMDIAGEPTAFGCRGDFPPKSEDSEAVRRLRAAGAVLVGKTNSCELGQWPFTEGPGFGDTRNPWNTGHTPGGSSGGSAAAVAAGLVPAALGSDGAGSVRIPAAWTHLVGIKPQRGRISTWPWAEAFQGITVNGPLARTVADAALLLDAASGSHAGDLHRPPAVRAAEAATRDPGRLRIALSLRMPFTATPKRLHPVVRDRVVALAERLAALGHDVAAADPRYGQIGLAFVPRATAGIAEWTRHVPDPSLLDPRTREAARMGRLLGGAPLRLARRAEVALHRRVGAVFSTYDVVIAPTTATPPPRVGALATMNGLRTDRAMIAACPYAWPWNVLGWPGVNVPAGHTPGGLPVGAQLLGPAGSEPLLISLAAQLEADQRWYERWPTPVPDTAPAP, from the coding sequence ATGACTGCCGACCGTGCCGACGGCCTGGCGCGCACCGCCCGCGCGCTGGCCGAGGGAGAGGTGTCCTCGCGTGCGCTGACCGAGCGGACGCTGGCCAGGATCGAGGCGGCGCAGCCCGTCCTGAACGCCTTCAAGCTGGTGCGGGCCGAGGCCGCGCTCGCCGAGGCGGACGCCGCCGACCGGGAGTTGGCGGCGGGCGGCCCCTTCCCCGGGCGGCCGCTGCTCGGGGTGCCGCTGGCCGTGAAGGACGACATGGACATCGCGGGCGAGCCGACCGCGTTCGGGTGCAGGGGCGATTTCCCGCCGAAGTCCGAGGACTCCGAGGCGGTGCGCAGGCTGCGGGCGGCCGGGGCGGTGCTCGTCGGCAAGACGAACAGCTGTGAACTGGGGCAGTGGCCGTTCACCGAGGGGCCCGGGTTCGGCGACACCCGCAATCCGTGGAACACCGGGCACACGCCCGGCGGTTCCTCGGGCGGCTCGGCGGCCGCGGTCGCCGCGGGGCTCGTGCCCGCCGCGCTCGGCTCGGACGGCGCGGGCTCGGTGCGCATCCCCGCGGCCTGGACGCATCTGGTGGGGATCAAGCCGCAGCGCGGGCGGATATCGACGTGGCCGTGGGCCGAGGCGTTCCAGGGCATCACCGTCAACGGCCCGCTGGCCAGGACCGTCGCGGACGCCGCCCTGCTCCTCGACGCGGCGAGCGGCAGCCACGCGGGCGATCTGCACCGGCCGCCCGCCGTGCGCGCCGCGGAGGCGGCGACGCGCGATCCGGGGCGGCTGCGCATCGCGCTCTCCCTGCGCATGCCGTTCACGGCGACGCCCAAGCGGCTGCACCCCGTGGTGCGGGACCGGGTGGTGGCGCTCGCGGAGCGGCTCGCCGCGCTCGGGCACGACGTGGCGGCCGCCGATCCGCGCTACGGCCAGATCGGGCTCGCCTTCGTGCCGCGCGCCACGGCGGGCATCGCCGAGTGGACGCGGCACGTCCCCGATCCCTCGCTCCTGGACCCGCGCACCCGCGAAGCGGCCCGCATGGGGCGGCTGTTGGGCGGCGCCCCGCTGCGGCTTGCGCGGCGCGCCGAGGTGGCGCTGCACCGCAGGGTGGGCGCAGTCTTCTCGACGTACGACGTGGTGATCGCGCCGACGACGGCCACTCCCCCGCCGCGCGTCGGCGCCCTGGCCACCATGAACGGCTTGCGCACCGACCGGGCGATGATCGCCGCCTGCCCGTACGCGTGGCCGTGGAACGTCCTCGGCTGGCCGGGCGTCAACGTGCCCGCGGGACACACCCCCGGCGGCCTCCCCGTGGGCGCGCAGCTGCTCGGGCCCGCGGGCAGCGAGCCGCTCCTGATCTCGCTCGCCGCGCAGCTGGAGGCCGACCAGCGCTGGTACGAGCGGTGGCCGACGCCGGTCCCGGACACGGCACCGGCGCCGTGA
- a CDS encoding lipocalin-like domain-containing protein, producing the protein MQRSDLSGVWRLVAFDDLGSGGERLEGPLGPDPRGLLIYSTDGHMSVSLMRTAASTRPPSTPVPLDFMGYAGTWRIDGDRVVHRVGITHTPRLKDKDEVREVHLEGGHLSLFGTVPAGDRQLRRVLEWNRAGEGV; encoded by the coding sequence ATGCAGCGAAGTGATCTCTCCGGCGTCTGGCGCCTCGTCGCCTTCGACGACCTCGGTTCCGGCGGCGAACGACTAGAGGGCCCGCTCGGGCCCGACCCCCGCGGCCTGCTGATCTACAGCACGGACGGGCACATGTCCGTGAGCCTCATGCGGACCGCCGCGTCGACCCGGCCCCCCTCGACGCCCGTGCCGCTCGACTTCATGGGGTACGCGGGCACCTGGCGGATCGACGGGGACCGGGTGGTGCACCGGGTCGGCATCACGCACACACCTCGGCTGAAGGACAAGGACGAGGTGCGTGAAGTCCACCTGGAAGGCGGCCACTTGAGCCTCTTCGGCACCGTGCCCGCGGGTGACCGGCAGCTGCGCAGGGTGCTGGAGTGGAACCGGGCCGGTGAAGGGGTGTGA
- a CDS encoding dihydrolipoyl dehydrogenase family protein, whose product MTDAITYDVVVIGAGPVGENVADRARANGLSAAIVESELVGGECSYWACMPSKALLRPVIARADARRTPGLRQAARGPLDTAEVLAHRDDYTSHWKDDGQVGWLEGVGVDLYRGHGRIAGTRKVTVTGQDGAERTLEARHAVAVCTGTRAALPDLPGLADVKPWTSREATSADRVPGRLLVVGGGVVAVEMATAWQALGSEVTVLVRGGGLLPRMEPFAGELVREALTEAGALIRDGVSVTAVRRDNGTVRATLDDGETLEADEILFATGRAPRTDDIGLETVGLAPGSWLSVDESLRVEGSSWLYAVGDANHRALLTHQGKYQARVAGAAIAARAQGVPLLETDRWGAHAATADRAAVPQVVFTDPEAASAGLTLAEAESAGHRVRAVDYDMSGVAGAGLYADGYRGKARMIVDLDREILLGVTFVGPGVGELIHSATVAVAAEVPIDRLWHAVPAYPTISEVWLRLLETYRG is encoded by the coding sequence ATGACGGATGCCATCACGTACGACGTAGTAGTCATCGGAGCGGGCCCCGTGGGGGAGAACGTCGCGGACCGGGCCAGGGCCAACGGGCTCAGCGCCGCGATCGTGGAGAGCGAGCTCGTGGGCGGGGAGTGCTCGTACTGGGCGTGCATGCCGAGCAAGGCGCTGCTGCGCCCCGTGATCGCCCGCGCCGACGCCCGCCGCACCCCCGGCCTGCGCCAGGCCGCGCGGGGCCCCCTCGATACGGCGGAGGTCCTCGCGCACCGCGACGACTACACCTCGCACTGGAAGGACGACGGCCAGGTCGGCTGGCTGGAGGGCGTGGGCGTCGACCTGTACCGCGGGCACGGCCGCATCGCGGGCACCCGCAAGGTCACGGTCACCGGCCAGGACGGCGCCGAGCGGACCCTGGAGGCCCGCCACGCGGTCGCCGTCTGCACCGGCACCCGCGCGGCGCTGCCCGATCTGCCGGGGCTCGCCGACGTCAAGCCCTGGACCAGCCGCGAGGCGACCAGCGCCGACCGGGTGCCGGGGCGGCTGCTCGTGGTGGGCGGGGGAGTCGTCGCCGTGGAGATGGCCACGGCCTGGCAGGCGCTCGGCTCCGAGGTGACGGTCCTGGTGCGCGGCGGCGGCCTGTTGCCCCGCATGGAGCCGTTCGCCGGTGAGCTGGTGCGCGAGGCCCTCACCGAGGCGGGCGCGCTGATCCGCGACGGCGTCTCCGTGACGGCCGTGCGCCGCGATAACGGCACCGTACGGGCGACCCTGGACGACGGCGAGACCCTCGAAGCCGACGAGATCCTGTTCGCCACGGGACGCGCGCCGCGCACCGACGACATCGGCCTGGAGACGGTGGGCCTCGCCCCCGGCTCGTGGCTGTCCGTCGACGAGAGCCTGCGGGTGGAGGGCAGCAGCTGGCTGTACGCGGTGGGCGACGCGAACCACCGTGCGCTCCTGACCCACCAGGGCAAGTACCAGGCCCGCGTCGCGGGGGCCGCGATCGCCGCCCGCGCCCAGGGGGTGCCGCTCCTGGAGACCGACCGCTGGGGCGCCCACGCGGCCACCGCCGACCGCGCCGCGGTCCCCCAGGTCGTCTTCACCGACCCGGAGGCGGCGTCGGCGGGCCTGACCCTCGCCGAGGCGGAGTCGGCGGGTCACCGCGTCCGCGCCGTCGACTACGACATGTCGGGCGTCGCGGGCGCGGGTCTGTACGCCGACGGCTACCGCGGCAAGGCCCGCATGATCGTCGACCTCGACCGCGAGATCCTCCTCGGGGTCACGTTCGTCGGCCCCGGCGTGGGCGAACTCATCCACTCGGCGACCGTCGCGGTGGCGGCCGAGGTCCCGATCGACCGGCTCTGGCACGCGGTCCCCGCCTACCCGACGATCAGCGAGGTGTGGCTGCGGCTGCTCGAGACGTACCGGGGCTGA
- a CDS encoding methyltransferase, with translation MTIIRTDRGERGADGGQGPVPMTVLRELSLASAGTAALRAAVRVGVPDELGEEPATTAQLARSLKVDPDVLERLLRTLRQYGVFTETAAGHVHTPASRLLREDHPESLKFWVLWVTEPWTWELWPRLEKAVRTGKGHFEEEYGADFFTHLHREWPESTEVFNKSQTELSRLASDAVAERLDLDGVRTLADIGGGRGFTLATLLERNPALEGVLVDLPAAVAAPDPRLRPDGTLASRARVMAGDCLKEVPVEADVYLFKSILEWGDDQTVTALRNAARAGRPDSRIVLITNLVDDSPEIRYATGIDLLFLLNTNGKRHTKKGVTALIERAGLRVEGVGPINSHLHALEASIPPDFL, from the coding sequence ATGACGATCATTCGAACCGATCGGGGCGAGCGGGGCGCGGACGGCGGGCAGGGGCCAGTCCCCATGACCGTGCTGCGGGAGCTGTCCCTCGCCTCGGCGGGCACGGCGGCGCTGCGGGCCGCGGTACGGGTCGGCGTACCCGACGAACTGGGCGAAGAGCCCGCCACGACAGCGCAGTTGGCGCGTTCCCTCAAGGTCGACCCGGACGTCCTGGAGCGGCTGCTGCGCACGCTGAGGCAGTACGGCGTCTTCACCGAGACCGCGGCGGGGCACGTCCACACCCCCGCGTCCCGGCTGCTGCGCGAGGACCACCCCGAGAGCCTGAAGTTCTGGGTGCTCTGGGTCACCGAGCCCTGGACCTGGGAGCTGTGGCCGCGCCTGGAGAAGGCGGTCCGCACGGGCAAGGGCCACTTCGAGGAGGAGTACGGCGCGGACTTCTTCACGCATCTGCACCGGGAGTGGCCCGAGTCGACCGAGGTGTTCAACAAGTCTCAGACCGAGCTGAGCCGGTTGGCGTCGGACGCGGTCGCGGAGCGCCTCGACCTGGACGGCGTACGCACCCTGGCGGACATCGGCGGCGGCCGCGGCTTCACGCTCGCCACCCTCCTGGAGCGGAACCCGGCCCTCGAAGGCGTCCTGGTCGACCTGCCCGCCGCCGTGGCCGCGCCGGACCCGCGGCTGCGCCCCGACGGCACGCTGGCCTCGCGGGCGCGGGTCATGGCGGGCGACTGCCTCAAGGAGGTGCCGGTGGAGGCCGACGTCTACCTCTTCAAGAGCATCCTGGAGTGGGGCGACGACCAGACGGTGACGGCGCTGCGCAACGCCGCACGGGCGGGTCGCCCCGACAGCCGCATCGTACTGATCACCAACCTCGTGGACGACAGCCCGGAGATCCGCTACGCGACGGGGATCGACCTGCTGTTCCTGCTCAACACCAACGGCAAGCGCCACACGAAGAAGGGCGTGACCGCGCTGATCGAGCGGGCGGGGCTGCGGGTGGAGGGCGTCGGCCCGATCAACTCGCATCTGCACGCGCTGGAGGCGTCCATCCCGCCGGACTTCCTGTAG
- a CDS encoding LacI family DNA-binding transcriptional regulator, whose protein sequence is MVHIPNQQPAQRSVPTSADVARLAGVSRATVSYVLNNTSAVRISEPTRRRVHDAARELGYVPHAAARSLRAGHSRMVLMPTSEIPMGLLFSTFFNELQWALSRLDYTVVQYASLGMTGEDAARAWAELRPVAVLAPDASALGPRGVTVLKRSGAKAVFTLGPQRVEGAHALLMDGRRVGRAAALHFLARGRRRIGAIVPTEAGLEMFWQPRVAGLRETVEATGTHGATVTELSLGYSEESAARLAARWRDLGVDAVFAYNDEYAMLLMRALQDEGIDVPGDTAVIGSDDLMLGRLLRPRLSTVRIDLPSGRSLAELVDRVVRDPGAEPEVHDVLGADVVHRESS, encoded by the coding sequence ATGGTGCACATACCGAACCAGCAGCCAGCGCAGCGCTCCGTGCCGACGAGCGCCGACGTCGCACGCCTGGCGGGGGTCTCCCGCGCCACCGTGTCGTACGTCCTCAACAACACCAGCGCCGTCCGCATCAGCGAGCCCACCCGCCGCCGTGTCCACGACGCGGCCAGGGAGCTGGGGTACGTCCCGCACGCCGCCGCCCGCAGCCTGCGCGCCGGGCACAGCCGCATGGTGCTCATGCCCACGTCGGAGATCCCGATGGGCCTCCTGTTCAGCACGTTCTTCAACGAGCTGCAGTGGGCGCTCAGCCGCCTCGACTACACCGTCGTGCAGTACGCGAGCCTCGGCATGACCGGCGAGGACGCCGCGCGTGCCTGGGCCGAGCTGCGCCCGGTCGCCGTCCTCGCGCCCGACGCGTCAGCGCTCGGACCCCGGGGCGTGACGGTCCTCAAGCGCTCGGGTGCCAAGGCCGTCTTCACCCTCGGACCGCAGCGCGTGGAGGGCGCGCACGCGCTCCTGATGGACGGACGCAGGGTGGGCAGGGCCGCCGCGCTGCACTTCCTGGCGCGCGGACGGCGCCGCATCGGCGCGATCGTCCCGACGGAGGCCGGTCTCGAGATGTTCTGGCAGCCGCGGGTGGCCGGCCTGCGCGAGACGGTCGAGGCCACCGGGACCCACGGCGCCACCGTCACCGAACTCTCCCTCGGCTACAGCGAGGAATCGGCCGCGCGGCTCGCGGCCCGCTGGCGCGACCTCGGCGTCGACGCCGTCTTCGCGTACAACGACGAGTACGCGATGCTGCTGATGCGGGCGTTGCAGGACGAAGGCATCGACGTGCCGGGCGACACGGCCGTCATCGGCTCCGACGACCTGATGCTCGGCAGGCTCCTGCGGCCCCGGCTCAGCACCGTCCGCATCGACCTGCCGTCCGGGCGCAGCCTCGCCGAACTCGTCGACCGCGTGGTGCGCGACCCGGGGGCCGAACCCGAGGTGCACGACGTCCTCGGCGCGGACGTCGTGCACCGCGAGTCCAGCTAG
- a CDS encoding phytoene desaturase family protein: MTEPLHTGTTTRSDIVVIGAGHNTLIAAAYLTRAGLSVTVVEEQDEPGGGTSTHEVTLPGFHDDLASTFHMYAQLNPAVGGDELGLVAEYGLRYVAPDPALLSCADEGEPLVMERSVEATAAAIGRYSAADARAFRELVTSYEPLLAERVRRSAVPPGTLPDNDASRQLDALAARDGYSVVHETFADDRTRALLLGFASAIGDLSLPGSGFVPAEFALLLTRISGVTPIGGSAALPRALTACVEAGGGRVLCGRRVERIVVENGRAAAVLTTGGERFEAGRAVLSGAHVTQLAGLLGPDVRLPSEFDALRGWRNGGSVFQVHLALREAPFFAAPGGPLRPVTATIGTAAGLAAQWHDIAAGTLSGDDRMTVALAPSVVDPGRVPEGRASVRLFTYAPYRLNGDPARWDAEKEGYADQLVAAYARKVTGYEPGDELARSVHTPVDLAAMNRHFVDGGYMGGAMVPDQLGVNRPVKGWSSYRMPVPGLYQTGACTHTGGGVSGWPGRNAARALLADLGIDPGTVMRDPKDVELPTWA; this comes from the coding sequence ATGACTGAACCCCTGCACACGGGGACCACCACGCGCAGCGACATCGTGGTGATCGGCGCCGGTCACAACACGCTGATCGCCGCCGCGTATCTGACCCGCGCCGGCCTCTCGGTGACCGTGGTCGAGGAACAGGACGAACCGGGCGGCGGCACCTCCACCCATGAGGTGACCCTGCCGGGCTTCCACGACGACCTCGCGTCGACCTTCCACATGTACGCCCAGCTCAACCCCGCAGTGGGCGGTGACGAACTGGGCCTGGTCGCCGAATACGGACTGCGCTACGTCGCCCCCGACCCGGCCCTGCTCTCCTGCGCGGACGAGGGCGAACCGCTCGTCATGGAGCGGAGCGTCGAGGCGACGGCGGCGGCCATCGGGCGCTACAGCGCGGCGGACGCGCGGGCCTTCCGGGAGCTGGTCACCTCCTACGAGCCGCTGCTCGCCGAACGCGTCCGGCGCTCGGCGGTGCCGCCCGGCACGCTCCCCGACAACGACGCGTCGCGGCAGCTGGACGCGCTCGCCGCCCGGGACGGCTACAGCGTCGTCCACGAGACCTTCGCCGACGACCGCACCCGCGCCCTGCTCCTCGGCTTCGCCTCGGCGATCGGTGACCTGAGCCTGCCGGGATCGGGTTTCGTGCCCGCGGAGTTCGCGCTGCTCCTGACGCGGATCTCCGGCGTCACCCCGATCGGCGGCTCGGCCGCGCTGCCCCGCGCGCTCACGGCGTGCGTCGAGGCCGGTGGCGGCCGCGTCCTGTGCGGACGGCGGGTCGAGCGGATCGTGGTGGAGAACGGGCGCGCCGCGGCGGTGCTCACCACCGGCGGCGAACGCTTCGAGGCGGGCCGGGCGGTGCTGTCCGGAGCGCACGTGACGCAGCTCGCCGGACTCCTTGGCCCGGACGTGCGGCTGCCGTCCGAGTTCGACGCGCTGCGCGGCTGGCGCAACGGCGGCTCGGTGTTCCAGGTCCATCTCGCCCTGCGCGAGGCGCCGTTCTTCGCCGCGCCCGGCGGCCCGCTGCGGCCCGTCACCGCGACCATCGGCACAGCGGCGGGTCTCGCGGCGCAGTGGCACGACATCGCGGCGGGCACACTGTCGGGCGACGACCGCATGACGGTCGCGCTCGCACCGTCGGTGGTCGACCCCGGCAGGGTGCCCGAAGGGCGCGCGTCGGTCCGGCTCTTCACCTACGCCCCGTACCGCCTGAACGGCGATCCCGCGCGCTGGGACGCGGAGAAGGAGGGGTACGCCGATCAGCTGGTGGCCGCGTACGCGCGCAAGGTCACCGGGTACGAGCCGGGGGACGAACTCGCCCGCTCGGTGCACACCCCCGTGGACCTCGCCGCGATGAACCGGCACTTCGTCGACGGCGGCTACATGGGCGGCGCGATGGTCCCCGACCAGCTCGGCGTCAACCGCCCCGTCAAGGGCTGGAGTTCGTACCGCATGCCGGTCCCCGGGCTCTACCAGACCGGGGCCTGCACGCACACCGGCGGCGGAGTGAGCGGCTGGCCGGGACGCAATGCCGCGCGGGCCCTCCTGGCGGACCTCGGCATCGACCCGGGCACGGTCATGCGGGACCCGAAGGACGTGGAGCTGCCGACCTGGGCGTAG
- a CDS encoding acyl-CoA dehydrogenase family protein → MTTTTGPITLRGLSDLSGLTDLAAAHAPEADRARRLTPDVLTGLLGAGFARHFVPARHGGAEGTFTDLARAVRTVATGCVSAAWVGLIYATAGRMAAFLPDAGQAELWAEGPDAAVSSALRPSGRATLSGDVWTVTGRWDFLSGVDFADWALLCVAGDDCAGEPADGVRYFAVPRAAWTVEHTWHPTGMRATASDSVHVEQVRVPCSRSFGHSALMSGSDDPDAAACYRAPLQGSGPPLFVAPALGGATRALTAWAGGRAKRDATARLALTRGSAELDIARLLLDRSVAAADEPGMSREAVARVLRDAAVAARLVRDAVDRVVDLSGSAMLSEADPLQRAWRDVRTATAHGALDLDRSSTQYVRDIWGWTHD, encoded by the coding sequence GTGACCACGACGACCGGCCCGATCACCTTGCGGGGCCTGAGTGACCTGAGCGGCCTGACCGACCTCGCCGCCGCGCACGCGCCCGAGGCCGACCGGGCACGCCGTCTGACCCCCGACGTGCTGACCGGACTGCTCGGCGCCGGATTCGCCCGGCACTTCGTACCGGCCCGGCACGGCGGAGCCGAAGGCACCTTCACCGACCTGGCCCGCGCGGTGCGCACCGTCGCGACCGGCTGTGTGTCGGCCGCCTGGGTCGGTCTCATCTACGCGACGGCGGGCCGCATGGCCGCCTTCCTGCCGGACGCGGGACAGGCCGAGCTGTGGGCCGAAGGGCCCGACGCCGCGGTGTCCAGCGCCCTGCGCCCCTCGGGCCGCGCCACCCTCTCCGGCGACGTGTGGACCGTGACCGGACGGTGGGACTTCCTCAGCGGCGTCGACTTCGCCGACTGGGCGCTGCTGTGCGTCGCCGGGGACGACTGCGCGGGCGAACCGGCCGACGGGGTGCGGTACTTCGCGGTGCCGCGCGCGGCCTGGACCGTCGAGCACACCTGGCACCCCACCGGAATGCGCGCCACGGCCAGCGACTCGGTGCACGTCGAGCAGGTGCGGGTGCCCTGCTCCCGGTCGTTCGGGCACAGCGCGCTCATGTCCGGCAGCGACGACCCGGACGCGGCCGCCTGCTACCGGGCGCCCTTGCAGGGCAGCGGCCCGCCGCTGTTCGTGGCGCCCGCGCTCGGCGGCGCGACGCGGGCACTGACCGCGTGGGCCGGTGGGCGCGCGAAGCGCGACGCCACCGCGCGCCTCGCCCTCACCCGCGGCAGCGCGGAACTCGACATCGCCCGGCTGCTCCTGGACCGCTCCGTGGCCGCCGCCGACGAACCCGGCATGTCCCGGGAGGCCGTCGCCCGCGTCCTGCGCGACGCGGCGGTGGCGGCGCGGCTCGTCAGGGACGCCGTCGACCGGGTGGTCGACCTCTCGGGCTCGGCGATGCTCTCCGAGGCCGACCCCTTGCAGCGGGCCTGGCGCGACGTACGCACCGCGACCGCGCACGGCGCCCTCGACCTGGACCGAAGCAGCACACAGTACGTACGCGACATCTGGGGATGGACACATGACTGA
- a CDS encoding GNAT family N-acetyltransferase, whose protein sequence is MLRGSAVGLRARHEADIPVLQAELYDDVVNYSRSDDGPWRPITPGSKRAEYVVDDKEQGHASFSVVELDGGTLVGTATLWSIDTHNRSAHIGLGLRPAARGKGYGTDVVAVLSHYAFVVRGLRRLQIETLADNAAMLRAAERNGFVREGVLRSAAWVMGEFLDEVVLGLLVQDWQPDSR, encoded by the coding sequence ATGCTCAGAGGCAGCGCAGTCGGGCTCAGGGCCCGGCACGAGGCGGACATTCCGGTCCTACAGGCCGAGCTCTACGACGACGTGGTCAACTACTCGCGCTCCGACGACGGACCGTGGCGGCCCATCACGCCCGGCTCGAAGAGGGCGGAGTACGTGGTGGACGACAAGGAGCAGGGCCACGCTTCCTTCTCCGTGGTCGAGCTGGACGGCGGCACACTGGTCGGCACCGCGACGCTGTGGAGCATCGACACCCACAACCGGTCGGCGCACATCGGGCTCGGGCTGCGTCCCGCCGCCCGCGGCAAGGGCTACGGCACCGACGTGGTCGCGGTCCTGAGCCACTACGCCTTCGTCGTACGCGGCCTGCGGCGGCTGCAGATCGAGACGCTGGCGGACAACGCCGCGATGCTGCGCGCCGCCGAGCGCAACGGCTTCGTGCGCGAGGGCGTGCTGCGCTCCGCGGCCTGGGTGATGGGCGAGTTCCTGGACGAGGTCGTGCTCGGACTCCTCGTCCAGGACTGGCAGCCGGACTCCCGCTAG
- the trxA gene encoding thioredoxin, protein MSSSTVELTKENFDQTVTDNGFVLIDFWASWCGPCRQFAPVYEKAAEANPDLVFAKVDTEAQPELASAFNIQSIPTLMIIRDQVAVFAQPGALPAEALTDVIGQARKLDMDEVRRQVAEEQAKQQEQ, encoded by the coding sequence ATGAGCAGCTCGACCGTGGAGCTCACCAAGGAGAACTTCGACCAGACGGTCACGGACAACGGATTCGTCCTGATCGACTTCTGGGCGTCGTGGTGCGGGCCGTGCCGTCAGTTCGCCCCCGTCTACGAGAAGGCCGCTGAGGCCAACCCCGACCTGGTCTTCGCCAAGGTCGACACGGAGGCCCAGCCCGAGCTGGCGTCCGCGTTCAACATCCAGTCCATTCCGACCCTGATGATCATCCGTGATCAGGTCGCGGTGTTCGCCCAGCCCGGCGCGCTCCCCGCGGAGGCCCTGACGGACGTCATCGGCCAGGCACGGAAGCTGGACATGGACGAGGTCCGCCGCCAGGTCGCCGAGGAGCAGGCCAAGCAGCAGGAGCAGTGA
- a CDS encoding fumarylacetoacetate hydrolase family protein has protein sequence MPSEPWSLVTYGTPEQPLPRTGVRTAAGTVHAAPGALADTPLLDIIGDWRRVGDTLRGWRPDPATAVPGAELRTPLSYPSKVLCAGANYYGHLEEMGVEKRAEPAEAYFFGKTPRTTVIGPGDAVPYPRGEGRQLDWEAELAVVVGRAGKGFSPEEAPDYIAGYTIANDLSARDALRRPEAVGPPFQFDWLRTKSLDGFCPLGPGIVPSWFVEDPQDLGITLAVNGELKQNSTTGDMIRPVKELLSVAAKDMTLLPGDVILTGSPAGVGMAIGEFLNPGDEVVIEIERLGSLRHTVGPRTDG, from the coding sequence GTGCCCAGTGAACCTTGGTCGTTGGTGACCTACGGGACCCCCGAGCAGCCGCTCCCCCGCACCGGCGTCCGCACCGCGGCGGGCACGGTCCACGCCGCGCCCGGCGCCCTCGCCGACACCCCGCTCCTCGACATCATCGGCGACTGGCGGCGGGTCGGCGACACCCTGCGCGGCTGGCGGCCCGACCCCGCCACCGCCGTGCCCGGCGCGGAGCTCCGCACGCCGCTGAGTTACCCCTCCAAGGTGCTGTGCGCGGGCGCCAACTACTACGGCCATCTGGAGGAAATGGGCGTGGAGAAGCGCGCGGAGCCCGCCGAGGCGTACTTCTTCGGCAAGACGCCGCGGACCACGGTGATCGGTCCCGGCGACGCCGTCCCCTACCCCCGGGGCGAGGGGCGGCAGCTCGACTGGGAGGCGGAACTGGCCGTCGTGGTGGGCCGCGCGGGCAAGGGTTTTAGCCCGGAGGAGGCACCGGATTACATCGCCGGGTACACCATCGCCAATGACCTGTCCGCCCGGGACGCGCTGCGGCGTCCGGAGGCGGTGGGACCGCCGTTCCAGTTCGACTGGCTGCGCACCAAGTCCCTCGACGGCTTCTGCCCCCTGGGTCCCGGCATCGTCCCGAGCTGGTTCGTCGAAGACCCGCAGGACCTGGGCATCACCCTGGCGGTCAACGGGGAACTCAAACAGAACTCCACCACCGGCGACATGATCAGGCCCGTGAAGGAGCTGCTCTCGGTCGCCGCCAAGGACATGACGCTGCTGCCCGGCGACGTGATCCTGACCGGCTCACCGGCCGGTGTCGGGATGGCCATCGGCGAGTTCCTGAACCCCGGCGACGAGGTCGTCATCGAGATCGAACGCCTCGGAAGCCTGCGGCACACGGTGGGGCCCCGCACCGACGGCTGA